A DNA window from Pseudomonas sp. B21-056 contains the following coding sequences:
- a CDS encoding DUF6124 family protein, whose amino-acid sequence MFKVTPTPPNIGPVPHDASLDPKKLQEAADRALNFYLNPGAPKTQIPPRRHGNIFLIDPMVDDETLLVQACESLASACDMAGDIAGVLEGSQRSKMIGLQQVIMLSELAVNRVLDNHHLPG is encoded by the coding sequence ATGTTCAAAGTAACTCCCACCCCCCCGAACATCGGTCCGGTACCCCATGACGCCTCTCTCGATCCTAAGAAGCTACAAGAGGCGGCAGACCGCGCACTCAACTTTTACCTCAACCCCGGGGCGCCGAAAACGCAGATACCGCCCCGGAGGCACGGCAACATCTTCCTCATCGATCCCATGGTGGATGACGAAACGCTGCTTGTCCAAGCCTGCGAATCGCTGGCATCGGCCTGTGACATGGCCGGCGATATCGCCGGTGTATTGGAAGGCTCGCAGCGCAGCAAGATGATCGGGCTGCAGCAGGTGATCATGCTGAGTGAGTTAGCGGTGAATCGCGTACTGGATAACCACCATTTGCCAGGGTAG
- a CDS encoding flagellar biosynthetic protein FliQ has protein sequence MEAEARPERALYKAQPGLGMTQDFMLYALKEALLTAAMVAAPLLLAILIIGLLVSILQVATQIQEMTLTFIPKLIVTVVVLLVFGSWMLTVLKQFALSALTQAASF, from the coding sequence ATGGAAGCTGAGGCGCGCCCAGAACGCGCCCTCTATAAAGCTCAGCCGGGGTTAGGGATGACGCAGGACTTCATGCTTTACGCACTCAAGGAAGCGCTCCTGACCGCCGCAATGGTGGCGGCCCCCTTGCTGCTCGCCATCCTGATCATCGGCCTTCTGGTCAGCATTCTCCAGGTCGCCACCCAGATCCAGGAAATGACCCTGACGTTCATTCCCAAGCTGATCGTGACGGTCGTCGTGTTGCTGGTCTTTGGGAGCTGGATGCTGACGGTTCTCAAACAATTCGCACTCAGTGCATTAACTCAGGCCGCTAGTTTCTAG
- a CDS encoding flagellar biosynthetic protein FliR — MLTSFFLNVLLVSVRLIPLVVVSPILFFARIPLTVRLLLTLALSAVIASSMTLTHEPIFTLPALLGELLLGVLMAFGFHAAHAGVDMAGKLIDTQIGLNAAGVFDPGTSNMTGLIADLLAWSLSAVFIVLNLHHDLLRGFAQLLVAVPPGSVSLSTLSLSLATIMTQQFLLAFMIVVPVLLGLWLIDIAFAFMSRSMPQANVYFLSLPIKLGVGVFILILTLPMIVQRLPLLIENALRFALSPAGVQ; from the coding sequence GTGCTGACGTCCTTTTTTCTCAACGTGCTTCTCGTGTCGGTCAGGTTGATTCCGCTCGTGGTGGTTTCGCCGATTCTGTTTTTTGCGCGCATTCCATTGACCGTCAGGTTACTGCTGACTTTGGCGCTGTCCGCCGTAATAGCAAGCAGCATGACGCTTACCCATGAACCGATTTTTACGCTGCCCGCGCTGCTGGGGGAGTTGCTGCTCGGTGTGTTGATGGCGTTTGGTTTTCATGCCGCTCACGCCGGAGTCGATATGGCCGGCAAGCTGATCGACACCCAGATCGGTCTGAATGCGGCGGGTGTCTTTGATCCTGGGACCTCCAACATGACCGGCCTGATAGCCGATTTGCTGGCCTGGTCATTGAGTGCGGTGTTCATTGTGCTCAATCTGCATCACGATTTGCTGCGGGGTTTCGCTCAACTCCTGGTTGCGGTTCCGCCCGGTAGCGTATCGCTCTCCACACTGTCCTTATCCTTGGCGACGATCATGACCCAACAGTTTTTACTGGCGTTCATGATCGTCGTGCCGGTGCTTCTCGGGCTCTGGCTGATCGATATTGCCTTTGCGTTCATGTCCCGCTCCATGCCCCAGGCCAACGTCTATTTCCTCTCCTTGCCCATCAAGTTGGGCGTTGGCGTGTTTATCCTGATACTGACCCTACCGATGATCGTGCAGCGCTTGCCGCTTCTGATTGAAAACGCCTTGCGCTTTGCCCTTTCGCCGGCAGGTGTTCAATGA
- a CDS encoding flagellar biosynthesis protein FlhB: MSDQQDKSEEATPYKLEEARKKGQVPRSPDLLSLIMLLTFLMVFSAIAYPLASVIATHTHWWLSNAGQMGRGFSFLGEQGGYSLRQVVYGLLPLIGALILMAILTNLIFSGPVFSLVSLKPDFKRLNPIQGLKKVFSRRMFVELIKVLVKGALFALVLYYLFQSVLPQLMGMATISPLELPQAAKQLLMQLGFTVLAVMAAAALFDIWYSRREFSRQMRMSRRETKDEHRRREGDPEVRSKRKGIQQALLKKAAALGQVKDADVIITNPTHYAVALQYRPASMLAPKVLAMGRGLHARRICHIARKHRIPIMRRPPLARALHALALVDSAIPDSTQTDVARIYRWVIALPGNKVLAS; this comes from the coding sequence ATGAGCGATCAGCAGGATAAAAGCGAAGAAGCTACGCCTTACAAGCTCGAGGAAGCGCGCAAGAAAGGGCAGGTGCCGCGCAGTCCCGATCTGTTGTCCCTCATCATGCTGTTGACGTTCCTGATGGTGTTCTCGGCCATTGCCTATCCCCTGGCCAGCGTGATCGCCACGCATACCCATTGGTGGCTGAGTAATGCCGGGCAAATGGGCCGAGGGTTCAGTTTCCTGGGGGAGCAGGGCGGGTATAGCCTGAGACAGGTGGTGTACGGGTTATTGCCGCTGATTGGCGCGCTGATACTGATGGCAATCCTGACGAACCTGATCTTCAGCGGTCCGGTGTTTTCTTTGGTTTCCTTGAAGCCGGATTTCAAGCGACTCAATCCGATCCAGGGGCTCAAGAAGGTTTTTTCGCGACGTATGTTCGTTGAGCTGATCAAGGTGCTGGTCAAGGGCGCCCTGTTCGCGTTGGTCCTGTATTACCTGTTCCAAAGCGTGCTGCCGCAGTTGATGGGCATGGCGACGATTTCGCCGTTGGAGCTGCCCCAGGCCGCCAAGCAATTGCTGATGCAATTGGGCTTTACGGTACTGGCAGTCATGGCCGCCGCCGCGTTGTTTGATATCTGGTATTCGCGGCGCGAGTTCAGTCGCCAGATGCGGATGAGTCGTCGGGAAACCAAAGACGAGCATCGGCGCCGGGAGGGTGATCCGGAGGTCCGCTCCAAGCGCAAGGGCATACAGCAGGCTCTGCTGAAGAAGGCTGCGGCGTTGGGGCAGGTCAAGGACGCTGACGTCATCATCACCAACCCGACCCATTATGCGGTGGCCTTGCAGTACCGACCTGCAAGCATGCTCGCACCCAAGGTGCTGGCCATGGGACGAGGCCTTCACGCCCGGCGTATTTGCCACATCGCCAGAAAGCACCGGATACCGATTATGCGGCGTCCGCCGTTGGCTCGGGCGCTGCATGCGCTGGCCCTGGTCGACTCGGCCATTCCGGATTCCACTCAGACCGATGTAGCACGTATCTATCGTTGGGTGATCGCATTGCCGGGCAATAAGGTGCTCGCCTCATGA
- a CDS encoding flagellar biosynthesis protein FlhA, producing the protein MKPLFSRVLSEGSDLLLAVAVIGILLVLFTPIPTWLLDLLLLTNFAVALMVLLVTFDIDKPLSFSTFPSLLLMTTLFRLALNISATRLILTDGDAGLVIAAVGTHVVGGNYVIGFVVFLILVVVQYVVVTSGAQRVAEVAARFTLDSLPGKQMSIDADLNMGIIDQEEAKRRRSQLERESNFYGAMDGASKFVKGDAIAGIVIIAINIIGGLSVGILQKGQSWGDALHHYTLLTVGDGIVTQIPSLIIAVAAGIIITRAATDARLGPELGRQVSAYPKTLVVVALVTVFLAMMPGLPLIPLLILFAGFSIAAWFSYRKLRNKAKEGGDPRSDDSSAAQDNEAGDVYALMSTDAFELRLSTDLAAHVLAATSTLSLRIDNLRKQFARDYGFALPELNVHADKKLANGTYQVCVQGAVVAAGELEFDKLLAINPGGVTLTLEGRATKEPTYGLKALWIDVAQRTQARTAGYTLVEPDTVLLTHLSELARRYAPEFLTRAETERLIEKKRASLGSLVDELVPQVLSYSDIQRVLQLLLREQVSIRNLETILEVLVDAGRSQKNADDLVERVRERLGAALYERLVDKNGELNVLTIAPQLEGYMLAAARPREGLQSALLPAQELERFVTTVAREAERQLSGNKQPVLLCAAPLRRVLRSFMSRAVPHMAVLSVNEVGQHARVTSAGMIDLPGFPSLESP; encoded by the coding sequence ATGAAGCCACTTTTTTCTCGCGTGCTATCCGAGGGCAGTGATCTGCTGCTGGCTGTGGCGGTCATCGGGATCCTGCTGGTGTTGTTCACGCCGATCCCGACCTGGCTCCTGGATTTGCTCCTGCTGACCAATTTTGCCGTGGCGCTGATGGTGCTGCTGGTGACCTTCGACATCGATAAGCCGCTGAGCTTTTCGACCTTTCCGTCGTTGTTGTTGATGACCACGTTGTTTCGTCTGGCCCTGAATATTTCGGCGACGCGGTTGATCCTGACCGATGGCGATGCGGGCCTGGTCATCGCAGCGGTGGGCACCCATGTTGTCGGCGGCAACTACGTGATCGGCTTTGTGGTCTTCCTGATTCTGGTGGTTGTGCAATACGTGGTGGTCACCAGCGGCGCCCAGCGTGTGGCCGAAGTGGCCGCCCGTTTCACCCTGGATTCGTTGCCGGGTAAACAGATGAGCATCGATGCCGACCTGAACATGGGCATCATCGACCAGGAAGAAGCCAAGCGCCGGCGCAGTCAGTTGGAGCGTGAATCGAACTTTTACGGGGCCATGGACGGTGCGTCCAAGTTCGTCAAAGGGGATGCGATTGCCGGTATCGTGATTATCGCGATCAACATCATCGGCGGCTTGTCGGTCGGGATTCTGCAGAAAGGTCAGAGCTGGGGCGATGCGTTGCATCATTACACGCTGCTGACGGTAGGCGACGGCATCGTGACGCAGATTCCTTCGCTGATCATCGCAGTGGCTGCCGGGATCATCATTACCCGGGCCGCGACCGATGCTCGCCTGGGGCCAGAGTTGGGGCGCCAGGTTTCGGCCTACCCCAAGACGCTGGTTGTGGTGGCGTTGGTCACTGTCTTTCTGGCGATGATGCCAGGCTTGCCTCTGATTCCGCTGTTGATACTGTTTGCCGGGTTCTCCATCGCGGCCTGGTTCTCCTATCGCAAGTTGCGAAACAAGGCCAAGGAGGGGGGCGATCCACGGAGCGACGACTCGTCTGCCGCGCAGGACAACGAAGCCGGCGATGTCTACGCGTTGATGAGCACCGATGCGTTTGAGCTGCGTCTCAGCACCGATCTTGCCGCCCACGTCCTCGCCGCGACCAGCACGCTGAGCTTGCGCATTGACAACCTGCGCAAGCAATTCGCCCGGGACTACGGTTTTGCACTACCGGAACTCAATGTGCACGCCGACAAGAAACTGGCAAACGGCACCTATCAGGTCTGTGTGCAAGGCGCGGTGGTGGCCGCGGGTGAATTGGAGTTCGATAAGTTGCTGGCGATCAATCCGGGCGGCGTGACGCTGACCCTGGAAGGACGGGCAACCAAGGAACCGACCTACGGCCTCAAGGCCCTCTGGATTGACGTTGCTCAACGCACGCAGGCGCGGACGGCCGGGTACACCCTGGTTGAGCCCGACACGGTATTGCTGACCCATTTATCCGAATTGGCGCGTCGTTATGCACCGGAGTTCCTGACCCGTGCCGAGACCGAGCGACTGATCGAGAAGAAACGCGCGAGCCTGGGCAGCCTGGTCGATGAGTTGGTGCCTCAGGTGCTCAGCTATTCGGACATCCAGCGGGTACTGCAATTGCTGCTACGCGAGCAGGTGTCCATCCGCAATCTTGAAACCATTCTTGAAGTCCTGGTGGATGCGGGGCGTAGCCAAAAAAATGCCGACGATCTCGTTGAGCGGGTGCGTGAACGCTTGGGCGCAGCGTTGTACGAGCGGTTGGTGGATAAGAATGGTGAGCTGAACGTGCTGACGATTGCGCCCCAGTTGGAAGGTTACATGCTGGCGGCTGCACGTCCTCGTGAAGGATTGCAATCGGCGTTGTTGCCGGCCCAGGAACTGGAGCGCTTTGTCACCACCGTTGCACGCGAGGCAGAGCGTCAGCTCAGTGGCAACAAACAACCGGTGCTGCTCTGCGCGGCGCCGTTACGACGGGTTTTGCGGTCTTTCATGTCTCGGGCGGTGCCCCACATGGCGGTGCTGTCGGTGAACGAAGTTGGGCAGCACGCCCGCGTCACCTCGGCCGGCATGATTGATCTGCCCGGTTTTCCCAGTCTGGAGTCCCCATGA